One Nostoc sp. CENA543 genomic window, ACTTAACCAATTGACATCACTATTAAGCAATACCATACGCTGAAAGGTAACAGTTCTATTGAGTAATGCTTGTCTCAAACTGACTTCCAGTCTGCTTTGCCTAATTAACTGGAAAAAGCTGACGCTTAAGGGAATGAGAATTATAAATGTTAAAACTAATGTCCAACCAAGGGCTTTTTTCGCACCTTTAAATGAGGCGCAACCCGTGAGTAAAAAAGTCAGCATACAAGAAAGGGTAATACCTAATAAATTGGTGAGGTAAAGTATAGTTGCACCGGTACTCAGTGACCAATTTACTTGTGATAAACCTAAGCCAATGACACAAATTGGCGGCATCAGGGCAACTGCGATCGCTGTTCCTGCTAAACTTTCAGAAATTTTGGGTTGTACTTTAGCAAAACCACTAATTCCCCCTGCTGCTACGGCAATTCCTAAATCTAATAAAGTAGGTCGAGAACGACTAATAATTTCACTACCAAATTGTGGCAGTGCCAGAAAGTAACCAATGAACCAAGCTAAAGCAATTGCCAAAATAGTACCAATGATAATAGCAGCCAAAGCTTTACGAAATAATATGAAGTTACCTTCTAAAGCTCCAAATGCTAACCCCCGAATTGGTAACATTAAGGGTGCAATAATCATTGCCCCAATAATCACAGCAGCACTATTAGAAATTAACCCTAATGTTGCAATTATACAAGAACCAATAATTAGTACAAGATAATTACTATTGATTGTGGATTCTTCTAAAAGTCCATTGCGGATTTCTTGTAATTGCAGTAGCGATACTCGCCGCTTTTTAAAATTATTAAACCGATTGCGGATACCTTTTATTTTCAGCACAATACCTCGCAGGCTAATAACTTTTTCTAAAGCCAATATAAATAAATTTTATCTACATAGCAAATATATATCAAAGATTAAACAAAAAATTATCAAAATCATCTATCTTCGGAAATAAATATTTTATCTTATACTATAACTATAGACTGAGAAAGTATTTACAAACTTAGAGCAGATTCTTTTTAACTCTCCTCGCTAAAATGAAATTATAAGATATTTATTTCACTTAAAAATCTCTTACTGCTCTGATTTTAACTCATTCATTTCAAATAAACTAATAATCACTCCAGCAACGGGAACTGCCAGAAAAACTCCTAGTAGTCCTGCGACTCTCGCACCTATTAATAAGGCAAAAAACATCACTACTGGATTAATATTTAAAGAGCCTTGCATAATCCGAGGCATCAACAAATTTTCTTCGACCTGTTGCAGTAAAATACAACCAACTAATACCTTAATACTCACCCAAATTCCTTGCGGTAAAACAATCAAAGCGACAATGCTAATACCTAATGTAGCTCCAATACCTGGAATCAAATCAAAAACACCGGCAATGGTAGCTAAAATTAATGTATAAGGCACTTGTAAAATTAAAAAGACAATAAATGTAGAAACTCCAAAGAAAACTGATAAAATTAGCCGTCCCCAAAAAAAGCCTAAAAAGTTGCGCTGAATAGAACTGGTGATTTTACTACGCAGGTGTTCGGGAAAAAGTTTTAGAAAGAAATTCCACAGATTTGCACCATTGAGCAACATAAAAAAAGCTACAACAGCAATCAGAATTAGATCAACTAAGTTGGCGAGTAATCTTTGAGCAGTCCCTAAACCTACAGCGATTCCCGCTAAAGCTTGATTGCGAATTTCTTCTTCAATAGCACTAAAATCTACTTGCAAGTTCCACTGTTGTAGTAAAGTTTGTAGTCGTTCTAATAAAGATATAACGAAATTAATAAAATCTGGAGATTGTTGGAGTAATTGTTGTCCTTGAGATAAAGCTGCAAAACCAATTGTCAATGTAAAACCAATCAGAATTAAGAGACTGAGTAGAAAAACTATAATCACTGCTACAGTATGAGGTAAAAAACGCTGCATCCACTGCACAGGATAATTGAGTAAAAAAGCTACAACTGCTGCCAAAGTAAAAATGACGATTACCGTGGAAAAGTAAGCTAAAACTTGGACTATTCCCCACCCAAGGGCGAAGAGTAGTAAGTAGCGGAATAATTTGTTGGTACTTATTTGTTCTAACAATTTATTTAATATGAAATTGATTGATGGGTTGTTAATTAGTTTGGCTTTTCAGAATTAATATGATGGTTATCACTAAATTGTGCTAAACCACGTAACCTAACGGTATAAATATCTGTTGGCATCTCAATTCCTGCTTGCATTAATGTCTCTTTAACGGCTTGTGCTACTAGAGAAGTTATTTCTAAAAATGTCAAACGCCGTGAATTAACCCAAAATCGCACTTCCACATTTACTGTACTTGTCGCCAGTTCGCGCACCAAAATTTCTGGTTGTGGCTGTGTTTCTACTCCTTCTACTGCCAAAACC contains:
- a CDS encoding TIGR00341 family protein, with translation MLKIKGIRNRFNNFKKRRVSLLQLQEIRNGLLEESTINSNYLVLIIGSCIIATLGLISNSAAVIIGAMIIAPLMLPIRGLAFGALEGNFILFRKALAAIIIGTILAIALAWFIGYFLALPQFGSEIISRSRPTLLDLGIAVAAGGISGFAKVQPKISESLAGTAIAVALMPPICVIGLGLSQVNWSLSTGATILYLTNLLGITLSCMLTFLLTGCASFKGAKKALGWTLVLTFIILIPLSVSFFQLIRQSRLEVSLRQALLNRTVTFQRMVLLNSDVNWLSNPPKVRLSVRTKEPITPTQVTLLEDFLAKEMGQPFTLIFEVGEIEEVRGNRAASPQ
- a CDS encoding AI-2E family transporter, which produces MNNPSINFILNKLLEQISTNKLFRYLLLFALGWGIVQVLAYFSTVIVIFTLAAVVAFLLNYPVQWMQRFLPHTVAVIIVFLLSLLILIGFTLTIGFAALSQGQQLLQQSPDFINFVISLLERLQTLLQQWNLQVDFSAIEEEIRNQALAGIAVGLGTAQRLLANLVDLILIAVVAFFMLLNGANLWNFFLKLFPEHLRSKITSSIQRNFLGFFWGRLILSVFFGVSTFIVFLILQVPYTLILATIAGVFDLIPGIGATLGISIVALIVLPQGIWVSIKVLVGCILLQQVEENLLMPRIMQGSLNINPVVMFFALLIGARVAGLLGVFLAVPVAGVIISLFEMNELKSEQ